In Polaribacter sp. L3A8, a genomic segment contains:
- a CDS encoding succinylglutamate desuccinylase/aspartoacylase family protein — protein sequence MSNKPFILLGKVIPLGKRTVLDLEVAKLHTRTTVKVPIIIERSQNPGPVVLLLAGIHGDETNGVGIIREIINLKINKPKNGTIICIPVFNIFGYLIQTREFPDGRDLNRMFPGSASGSLASQFAFQFTKEIAPIVDYVIDFHTGGGDRDNIAQIRCSEEDEKALELAKVFNPPMIVFSENIKKSLRDTLHKMGKTVLLFEGGKTKELNPTIINEGVNGTKNVLIRLGLIEGEITVRATPIFVHKAKWIRALDSGMFKIRVANGSFVKKKEVLGVIQDPFGEFKKKVYAPFDCHIFCINKTPIVNKGDALFHVSIEE from the coding sequence ATGTCGAATAAGCCTTTTATCCTTTTAGGAAAAGTAATTCCTTTAGGAAAACGCACCGTTTTAGATTTAGAGGTAGCAAAGTTACATACAAGAACTACCGTAAAAGTTCCCATAATTATAGAACGTTCTCAGAACCCTGGGCCTGTTGTTTTATTACTAGCGGGTATACATGGTGACGAAACAAATGGTGTTGGAATTATTAGAGAAATTATCAATTTAAAGATTAATAAACCAAAAAACGGAACCATTATTTGCATTCCTGTTTTTAATATTTTTGGGTATTTAATTCAGACTAGAGAATTTCCTGACGGACGTGATTTAAATAGAATGTTTCCTGGGTCTGCAAGTGGTTCTTTAGCCAGCCAATTTGCCTTTCAATTTACAAAAGAAATTGCTCCGATTGTAGATTATGTTATTGATTTTCATACTGGAGGAGGAGATCGTGATAATATTGCACAGATAAGATGTAGTGAAGAAGATGAAAAAGCGTTAGAATTGGCCAAGGTTTTTAACCCACCAATGATTGTTTTCTCTGAAAACATTAAAAAATCTTTGAGAGATACGTTACATAAAATGGGCAAAACGGTTTTACTTTTTGAAGGAGGAAAAACGAAAGAACTAAACCCTACTATTATTAACGAAGGTGTAAACGGAACTAAAAACGTGTTAATTCGTTTAGGTTTAATTGAAGGAGAAATCACCGTTAGAGCAACACCAATTTTTGTACATAAAGCAAAATGGATAAGAGCCTTAGATTCTGGAATGTTTAAAATTAGAGTTGCAAACGGAAGTTTTGTAAAAAAGAAAGAAGTTTTAGGCGTTATTCAAGATCCTTTTGGTGAATTTAAAAAGAAGGTGTACGCACCATTTGATTGTCATATTTTCTGTATCAATAAAACACCTATTGTAAATAAAGGTGATGCTTTATTTCATGTGAGTATCGAGGAATAA
- the rimK gene encoding 30S ribosomal protein S6--L-glutamate ligase — protein MRIVILSRNPKLYSTRRLVEAAEKRGHEVMVVDHLKCNIEIERRSPKIFYKGEYIENIDAIIPRIGASVTFYGTAVIRQFEMMKVFSAVSSQALVKSRDKLSSLQILARAGVGLPKTVFANYTKDVEHVVESVGGAPLILKLLEGTQGLGVVLAETKNAATSVLEAFNGLGARVIAQEFIKEAGGADIRAFVVDGKVVGAMKRQGKEGEFRSNLHRGGNATVIELTDEEEKTALKATKALGLGVAGVDMLQSSKGPLVLEVNSSPGLEGIEVATGKNIAKEIIRYLEIHVE, from the coding sequence ATGAGAATTGTAATTCTATCTAGAAATCCAAAATTGTATTCAACTAGAAGATTGGTCGAAGCTGCTGAAAAAAGAGGTCATGAAGTAATGGTTGTAGACCATTTAAAATGTAACATTGAAATTGAAAGAAGATCACCAAAAATATTTTACAAAGGTGAATACATCGAAAATATCGATGCTATTATACCTAGAATTGGAGCTTCTGTAACTTTTTATGGAACCGCAGTTATTCGTCAATTTGAAATGATGAAAGTATTTTCTGCCGTTTCTTCTCAGGCCTTAGTAAAATCTAGAGACAAATTAAGCAGTTTACAAATTTTAGCAAGAGCAGGTGTTGGTTTACCAAAAACGGTTTTTGCTAATTATACTAAAGATGTAGAACATGTAGTAGAATCTGTAGGTGGAGCTCCATTAATTTTAAAATTATTGGAAGGAACACAAGGTTTAGGGGTTGTTTTAGCAGAAACTAAGAACGCTGCAACTTCTGTTTTAGAAGCTTTTAATGGTTTAGGTGCAAGAGTAATTGCGCAAGAATTTATTAAAGAAGCTGGTGGTGCAGATATTAGAGCTTTTGTTGTTGATGGAAAAGTGGTTGGTGCCATGAAACGACAAGGTAAAGAAGGCGAATTCCGTTCTAATTTACATAGAGGTGGTAATGCTACTGTTATAGAATTAACAGACGAAGAAGAAAAAACTGCTTTAAAAGCAACCAAAGCTTTAGGCTTAGGAGTTGCTGGTGTAGATATGTTACAATCCTCTAAAGGACCTTTGGTTTTAGAAGTAAATTCATCTCCCGGTTTAGAAGGTATTGAAGTAGCTACAGGTAAAAATATTGCAAAAGAAATCATTCGTTATTTAGAAATTCATGTCGAATAA
- a CDS encoding ATP-dependent zinc protease family protein, translating to MKITIGRIDKADFPELILEDIDVKIDSGAYTSSIHCSNIEEITVDTEKFIRFTLLDPEHPFYNNKEFSTKKYASKLVKSSNGISEERFLIETEIVIFNKSFPIHLTLSERKDMTFPVLLGRKFLNHKFLIDTTMKDLSHKLKNKK from the coding sequence ATGAAAATTACAATTGGCAGAATAGACAAAGCTGATTTCCCTGAATTAATTTTAGAAGATATTGATGTGAAAATTGATTCTGGAGCTTATACGTCATCAATTCATTGTTCAAACATTGAAGAAATTACTGTAGATACTGAAAAATTTATTAGATTTACATTATTAGATCCTGAACACCCTTTTTATAACAACAAAGAGTTTTCCACTAAAAAATATGCTTCTAAATTGGTTAAAAGCTCTAATGGTATTTCAGAAGAAAGATTCTTAATAGAAACTGAAATCGTAATTTTTAACAAATCTTTTCCTATTCATTTAACATTAAGTGAACGTAAAGACATGACTTTTCCCGTATTATTGGGAAGAAAATTTTTAAATCATAAATTTTTGATAGATACAACGATGAAAGATTTATCACACAAATTAAAAAACAAAAAGTAA
- a CDS encoding PPK2 family polyphosphate kinase — protein MLDKGKYKVKNNIQLADFNTKEVVEKADKKLKKIRKKLSKIQDTMYAEGKYSMLICLQGMDTSGKDSLIREVFKDVNARGVEVHSFKVPTELELKHDFLWRHYIALPAKGKIGVFNRTHYENVLVTRVHPEYVFGENLPTINTLEDINDDFFHNRMDRINAFEKHIVDSGTIVLKFFLNLSKGEQKNRLLRRLNLPAKNWKFSAGDLKERKLWDKYQFCYQDLLNRTSKENAPWFVIPADDKPTARFILADIVLEELEKYNFKEPSLPAKIQGQVAEFKKQLNNE, from the coding sequence ATGCTAGACAAAGGTAAATACAAAGTAAAAAATAACATTCAACTTGCTGATTTTAATACAAAAGAAGTAGTTGAAAAGGCAGATAAAAAGCTTAAAAAAATAAGAAAAAAGCTAAGTAAAATTCAGGATACCATGTATGCAGAGGGCAAATATAGTATGCTAATTTGCTTGCAAGGAATGGATACTTCTGGTAAAGACAGCTTAATTAGAGAGGTTTTTAAAGATGTAAATGCGCGTGGAGTAGAGGTTCATAGTTTTAAAGTGCCTACGGAGTTAGAATTAAAGCACGATTTTTTATGGAGGCATTATATTGCGCTACCTGCAAAAGGGAAAATTGGCGTTTTTAATAGAACACATTATGAGAATGTGTTGGTAACAAGAGTGCATCCAGAATATGTGTTTGGCGAAAATTTACCCACCATAAATACTTTAGAAGATATAAATGATGATTTTTTCCATAATAGAATGGATAGAATCAATGCTTTTGAAAAACATATTGTTGATAGTGGAACAATTGTCTTAAAATTCTTTTTAAACTTATCTAAAGGAGAGCAAAAAAATAGGTTGTTGCGTAGGTTAAATTTGCCAGCAAAGAATTGGAAGTTTTCTGCAGGAGATTTAAAAGAACGTAAACTTTGGGACAAGTATCAGTTTTGTTATCAAGATTTATTAAATAGAACTTCTAAAGAAAATGCGCCTTGGTTTGTAATTCCTGCGGATGATAAACCAACAGCAAGATTTATTTTAGCAGATATTGTATTAGAAGAATTAGAAAAATATAATTTTAAAGAGCCTTCACTTCCTGCAAAAATACAGGGTCAGGTAGCCGAATTTAAAAAACAATTAAATAACGAATAA
- a CDS encoding NAD(P)/FAD-dependent oxidoreductase — protein MVKEIQLRVNLIEERKENILLYKASKQLSLDKSEISAVKVLRKSIDARKKDIIFNYKVAVYINEKVPEKSDYIFEYKDVSNAKEIHIIGFGPAGMYAALRCIELGYKPIVLERGKNVQDRRRDLKAINQDHFVNEDSNYCFGEGGAGTYSDGKLYTRSLKRGDVRRIFENLVYHGATEQILVDAHPHIGTNKLPKIIENIRDNIIKYGGEIHFETRVTDFTIKNNKLQAIQLKNGTEMAVNSVILATGHSARDIYELLHKKEIALKAKSFAMGVRVEHPQEIIDQIQYHCAGERDELLPAAAYSLVHQVNNRGVYSFCMCPGGFIVPAATANGEVVVNGMSPSRRNNRFANSGIVVELDIDKDFKKYEEFGALKGLEFQKDLEKIAFFAGGRTQTAPAQRLVDFVDGRLSNDLNDCSYQPGLKSAPLHSLLPKIIGGRLRKGFAAFGQKMHGYYTNEANIIGVESRTSSPVNIPRKENLEHTEIEGLFPCGEGGGYAGGIVSAAMDGERCAEAAIAKF, from the coding sequence ATGGTAAAAGAAATTCAACTTCGAGTAAATTTAATAGAAGAACGTAAAGAAAACATTCTTTTATACAAAGCTTCTAAACAATTAAGCCTTGATAAAAGTGAAATTTCTGCCGTAAAAGTACTCCGTAAATCTATAGATGCTCGTAAAAAAGACATCATTTTTAATTACAAAGTGGCTGTCTATATCAATGAAAAAGTACCAGAAAAATCTGATTATATTTTTGAGTACAAAGACGTTTCTAATGCCAAAGAAATACATATTATTGGTTTTGGTCCTGCAGGAATGTATGCAGCTTTACGTTGTATAGAATTAGGTTACAAACCTATTGTTTTAGAACGTGGTAAAAATGTACAAGATAGAAGACGAGATTTAAAAGCGATTAATCAAGATCATTTTGTAAATGAAGATTCTAATTATTGTTTTGGAGAAGGTGGTGCAGGTACGTATTCTGATGGTAAACTATATACCCGTTCTTTAAAACGTGGTGACGTTCGTAGAATTTTTGAAAACCTAGTCTATCACGGAGCAACAGAGCAAATTTTGGTAGATGCACATCCTCATATCGGAACCAATAAATTACCTAAGATTATAGAAAATATTCGTGATAATATTATAAAATACGGAGGCGAAATTCATTTTGAAACTCGTGTTACAGATTTTACGATAAAAAATAATAAACTACAAGCAATTCAATTAAAGAATGGAACAGAAATGGCTGTTAACTCGGTTATTTTGGCAACAGGTCATTCTGCAAGAGATATTTATGAATTGCTACATAAAAAAGAAATTGCATTAAAAGCAAAGTCATTTGCTATGGGCGTTCGTGTAGAGCATCCACAAGAAATTATAGACCAGATTCAATATCATTGTGCTGGCGAAAGAGATGAATTGTTACCTGCTGCTGCGTATAGTTTGGTGCATCAAGTAAATAACAGAGGTGTGTATTCTTTTTGTATGTGTCCTGGGGGGTTTATTGTACCAGCAGCCACAGCAAACGGAGAAGTTGTTGTAAACGGAATGTCGCCTTCTCGTAGAAATAACCGATTTGCAAATTCTGGAATTGTTGTTGAATTAGATATTGATAAAGATTTTAAAAAATACGAAGAATTTGGAGCGCTTAAAGGATTAGAGTTTCAGAAAGATTTAGAAAAAATAGCCTTTTTTGCAGGCGGAAGAACACAAACCGCTCCTGCACAAAGATTGGTAGATTTTGTTGATGGTAGACTTTCTAACGATTTAAATGATTGCTCATATCAACCCGGACTAAAATCTGCGCCTTTGCATTCTTTATTACCAAAAATTATTGGTGGTAGATTGCGAAAAGGTTTTGCTGCATTCGGACAAAAAATGCATGGTTATTATACCAATGAAGCTAATATTATTGGTGTAGAATCTAGAACTTCATCACCCGTAAACATCCCTAGAAAAGAAAATTTAGAACATACAGAAATAGAAGGTTTGTTTCCTTGTGGCGAAGGTGGTGGTTATGCAGGCGGAATTGTTTCTGCTGCAATGGACGGAGAACGTTGTGCAGAAGCGGCAATTGCAAAATTTTAA